In the Vespa crabro chromosome 10, iyVesCrab1.2, whole genome shotgun sequence genome, one interval contains:
- the LOC124427248 gene encoding transmembrane protein 145, with the protein MMFRQWLYAFLSLCICILLQLDCVESTHITGTFNTKEFFRFLIKFGFQKTDRHRQKDTSGYIFGNITSKMNFSVPITLAVLDRSHFLEYYGNRTVIDKNIACTLMFNTLNQSSYDPNCNDEGQDFLRRIPCPRGKLCQDEDSIWNIVKGHQFTYVIQDFWQPRFWYMSIVACYRNATTCQWEYYDKHDILEYDIWLVNGNPNTSGLNSVTYQFSYDRQNTIELYLLFFVCYIILVPLQLYAARLQKHPVTRLFTASLFLEFVAVCLILIHVLKFSLDGVGYERLEVAGDIFDILSRASFMLLLLLLAKGWAVTRMELTWKPLVFAIWLCYGVVHILLYVWNMTEVDIVEDIDEYQTWPGWFILLFRSAIMIWFLYELRNTMTYEHNTQKLNFLLHFGASSLVWFIYLPIIALIALQVSALWRFKLLLGITYSADCFAYCVMAHLLWPTRSEQYFLLAQGGDNGDELDEFNEAPHVLNNYVEPPELSKIIT; encoded by the exons ATGATGTTTCGACAGTGGTTATACGCTTTCCTATCCCTTTGCATCTGCATTCTATTGCAGTTAGATTGTGTCGAATCTACTCACATTACCGGCACATTCAACACGAAGGAGTTCTTccgttttcttattaaatttggCTTCCAAAAGACAGATCGTCACAGACAGAAGGACACATCTGGTTATATATTTGGGAATATAACAAGCAAAATGAACTTTTCTGTGCCGATCACATTGGCTGTACTTGATCGGAGTCATTTTTTAGAGTACTATGGCAATAGGACtgtaatagataaaaatattgctTGTACTCTAATGTTTAATACTCTGAATCAAAGTTCTTATGATCCAAACTGTAACGATGAAGGTCAAGATTTTCTAAG GCGAATACCTTGCCCTAGAGGAAAATTATGCCAAGACGAAGACTCTATATGGAATATTGTAAAGGGGCATCAATTCACTTATGTTATACAGGACTTTTGGCAACCACGTTTCTGGTATATGAGTATAGTAGCATGTTATAGAAATGCAACAACATGCCAGTGGGAATATTATGACAAGCATGACATATTAGAGTATGATATATGGCTAGTAAATGGCAATCCTAATACTAGTGGCCTGAACAGCGTTACGTATCAGTTCTCCTATGACAGGCAGAATACTATAGAACtatatttattgttctttgtgtgctatattatattagttcCGCTGCAATTATATGCAGCAAGATTACAAAAACACCCTGTGACACGATTATTTACGGCTAGCTTATTCTTAGAGTTTGTTGCAGTgtgtttaattttaatacacgtgttaaaattttctctcgatGGAGTTGGCTACGAACGATTAGAAGTTGCCGgcgatatttttgatattctcTCACGG gcATCATTTATGTTACTTCTACTTTTACTTGCCAAAGGATGGGCTGTAACTCGAATGGAATTAACATGGAAGCCCTTAGTTTTTGCTATATGGCTATGTTATGGTGTAGTACACATTTTGTTGTATGTTTGGAACATg acTGAAGTTGACATAGTAGAAGACATTGACGAATACCAAACCTGGCCAGGTTggttcattcttttattccgAAGTGCTATAATGATATGGTTTTTATATGAACTTCGAAATACTATGACGTATGAACATAATActcaaaaattgaattttcttctcCATTTCGGTGCATCTTCACTAGTttggtttatttatttaccaaTAATAGCTCTTATAGCGCTTCAAGTAAGTGCTCTTTGGAGGTTCAAATTGTTGTTAG gTATAACATATTCTGCTGATTGTTTTGCTTATTGTGTAATGGCACATTTATTATGGCCAACGCGAAGTGAACAGTACTTTTTACTCGCTCAAGGTGGAGATAATGGTGATGAACTTGATGAATTTAATGAAGCACCTCATGTACTAAATAATTATGTGGAACCACCAGAACTCAGTAAAATTATCacttaa
- the LOC124427252 gene encoding cytochrome c oxidase assembly factor 4 homolog, mitochondrial yields the protein MVINKTETQSIDILDTIEQKLKKIGCLELHYQVQECIAETRDWRKCQDHVKRFRVCMEEHQQKQE from the exons atGGTTATTAATAAGACTGAAACTCAATCAATTGATATCTTAGATACAATTGAGCAAAAGTTGAAAAAGATTGGCTGCCTTGAATTACATTATCAAGTTcag gaATGTATAGCTGAAACACGAGATTGGAGAAAATGTCAGGATCATGTAAAAAGGTTTAGAGTGTGTATGGAAGAGCATCAACAAAAgcaagaataa
- the LOC124427249 gene encoding enhancer of mRNA-decapping protein 3 produces the protein MSEQFVGCTVSVTCIDDLGTYQGQIIDLNKQSVTLSKAFCNGVPHTSSVVSLNAKDIVNVEIISTKEAGSNINDTQTQSKVTVKRPIAKRAGRSFSESVPSSTHSGGMQSSSNFKKPVESAQQQSELATNGKMGSTEPNCKPAQKRLTHRQRALERDEHTFGTPIDQSLNQDFDFEKNLALFNKEAVWQEINSLKPDIVRQSESNRGGGGKYRHDENIIVSEPTAFRQIVVPSTGEKEYVTDDGLVIPSITLDLHRQLIGAADRLGISWERRVELLGRAGAEIILQLLGGGHRLNPNNAHQWPTVVALCGPNRSGAAGVNCARQLSSHGVKTIVFVENSEDVFLLQELSLYRLTENKVETKVKNLPSVVDLILVALCDENSPKMVTPVTLWANNNRALILAIEPPSAGTPGILSKFSLVGALPLSHSLDNGRLYLCNLALPNKVYSDVGITYRSPFGPKFVIPLHSDNS, from the exons ATGTCAGAACAATTCGTTGGTTGTACAGTTTCTGTCACATGTATAGATGATCTTGGTACTTACCAGGGTcaaataatcgatttaaataaacaaagtgTGACTCTTTCAAAGGCTTTTTGTAACGGCGTACCGCATACCTCGTCTGTAGTTAGTTTGAA TGCTAAAGATATAGTCAacgtagaaattatttctacCAAAGAAGCTGGCtctaatataaatgatacgcAAACACAAAGTAAAGTAACAGTAAAGAGACCGATTGCCAAAAGAGCTGGTAGATCTTTTTCTGAAAGTGTTCCATCTTCAACACATTCCGGTGGAATGCAATCATCATCGAATTTTAAAAAACCTGTCGAATCGGCACAACAGCAATCTGAGCTCGCAACTAATGGAAAAATGGGAtcaa CTGAGCCTAATTGTAAGCCAGCTCAAAAGAGACTTACTCATAGACAGAGAGCACTTGAAAGGGATGAGCATACTTTTGGTACTCCCATTGATCAATCCTTGAACCAAGATttcgattttgaaaaaaatttagcattatttaataaagag GCTGTGTGGCaagaaataaattctcttAAACCAGACATCGTTAGACAGTCGGAGAGTAAtagaggtggtggtggtaaatATCGACACGATGAGAATATAATTGTTTCGGAACCTACAGCCTTCAGACAAATTGTTGTACCTTCGACTGGGGAAAAAGAATATGTTACGGATGATGGCCTAGTAATACCAAGTATCACTCTTGATCTTCATCGTCAATTAATTGGTGCAGCAGATCGGCTTGGTATTAGCTGGGAACGAAGg GTAGAACTTCTTGGACGTGCAGGAGCAGAAATTATTCTTCAACTTCTTGGTGGTGGACATAGACTCAATCCAAATAATGCTCATCAATGGCCAACCGTTGTAGCACTTTGCGGACCGAATAGATCAGGAGCTGCTGGCGTTAATTGCGCACGACAATTATCTAGTCATGGTGTTAAAACAATAGTATTCGTTGAAAATTCAGAAGATGTTTTTCTTCTACAAGAACTATCATTATATAGATTGACAGAAAACAAAGTAGAAACTAAAGTTAAAAATTTACCTTCTGTCGTAGATTTAATTCTTGTTGCGCTATGCGATGAAAATTCTCCAAAAATGGTTACTCCAGTAACACTTTGggcaaataataatagagcACTTATTTTAGCTATTGAACCACCATCTGCAGGTACACCTGGCATTTTAAGTAAATTTAGTTTAGTTGGTGCTTTACCATTATCTCATAGTCTTGACAATGGTAGACTATATCTTTGTAATCTTGCTCTACCAAACAAAGTTTATTCTGATGTTGGGATTACTTATAGGTCTCCTTTTGGACCAAAATTTGTCATTCCTTTGCATTCCGATAACTCCTAg